Proteins encoded within one genomic window of Felis catus isolate Fca126 chromosome C1, F.catus_Fca126_mat1.0, whole genome shotgun sequence:
- the ZFP69 gene encoding zinc finger protein 69 homolog isoform X1 gives MLQQLLITLPTEASTWVKLRHPKKAKEGAPLWEDVTKMFEGGALLSQDAEETQEESLKAEVTSGPPAAESQELLTFKDISVDFTQEEWGQLPLAHRNLYREVMLENYGNLLSVAGYQLSKPSVISQLEKGQEPWMTEKEGPGDPSSDLKNKTETSTSASKNEILQEHLYHGIMMEGFLRDDVIYSTLRKVSKYDGELEEHQESHGRDIRHAILTHKKSDQETNKFGENIVSSNVTIEQRHRKCDTPRKRNKYKLDLINHPSYIRTKTYECNICEKNFKQPIHLTEHMRIHTGEKPFRCKECGRAFSQSASLTTHQRIHTGEKPFECEECGKAFRHRSSLNQHHRTHTGEKPYVCDKCQKAFSQNISLIQHLRTHSGEKPFTCNECGKTFRQIRHLSEHIRIHTGEKPYACTACCKTFSHRAYLTHHQRIHTGERPYKCKECGKAFRQRIHLSNHKTVHTGVKAYECNRCGKAYRHDSSFKKHQRHHTGEKPYECNECGKAFSYNSSLSRHHEIHRRNAFRNNV, from the exons ATGCTACAGCAGCTCCTGATCACCCTGCCCACGGAGGCCAGCACCTGGGTGAAGTTGCGCCATCCAAAGAAGGCCAAGGAGGGGGCACCCCTGTGGGAGGATGTAACGAAGATGTTTGAAGGAGGAG ctCTGCTCTCTCAGGATGCTGAGGAGACCCAGGAAGAAAGTTTGAAGGCTGAAGTCACCTCTGGGCCTCCAGCAGCAGAATCCCAG GAACTGCTGACTTTCAAGGACATATCTGTGGACTTTACCCAGGAGGAGTGGGGACAACTGCCCCTTGCTCACCGGAATCTATACCGGGAGGTGATGCTGGAGAACTATGGGAACCTGCTGTCAGTGG cAGGATATCAACTTTCTAAACCTAGTGTGATATCCCAGTtggagaaaggacaagagccatgGATGACAGAGAAAGAAGGCCCAGGAGATCCCAGTTCAG acttgaagaataaaacagaaaccaGTACATCAGCTTCAAAGAATGAGATTTTACAGGAACACTTATATCATGGCATTATGATGGAAGGGTTCCTGAGAGATGATGTCATTTATTCCACATTGAGAAAAGTCTCTAAATATGATGGCGAGTTAGAAGAGCACCAGGAATCCCATGGAAGAGATATAAGACACGCCATCCTGACCCACAAGAAGAGTGACCAGGAAACTAACAAATTCGGGGAAAATATTGTCAGTTCAAATGTTACGATAGAACAGAGGCACCGTAAATGTGATACACCTAGAAAGAGGAATAAATACAAATTAGACTTGATAAATCATCCGAGTTACATAAGAACAAAAACCTATGAatgtaatatatgtgaaaaaaactTCAAACAACCCATTCATCTTACTGAACACAtgagaattcatactggtgaaAAACCTTTCAGATGTAAGGAATGTGGAAGAGCGTTTAGCCAAAGTGCATCCCTTACTACACACCAGAGGATCCATACTGGCGAGAAACCCTTTGAATGTGAAGAATGCGGCAAAGCCTTTAGGCATCGCTCATCTCTTAATCAGCATCATAgaactcacactggagagaaaccctatgtaTGTGATAAATGTCAGAAAGCTTTCAGCCAGAACATTAGCTTGATCCAGCATTTGAGAACTCATTCTGGAGAGAAACCCTTTACgtgcaatgaatgtgggaaaacctTCCGACAGATTAGACACCTTAGTGAACATATAAGAATTCACACTGGGGAGAAGCCCTATGCATGCACTGCGTGTTGTAAAACCTTTAGTCATAGAGCGTATCTAACGCATCACCAGAGAATCCATACTGGGGAGAGACCCTacaaatgtaaggaatgtgggaaagcctttagaCAGAGGATACACCTTAGCAACCATAAAACTGTTCATACAGGAGTGAAAGCGTATGAATGCAACCGCTGTGGAAAAGCCTACAGGCATGATTCATCCTTTAAGAAACATCAGAGACACCATACTGGAGAAAAGCcttatgaatgtaatgaatgtggaaaagccttcagcTATAATTCATCACTTAGTCGACATCATGAAATACACAGGAGGAATGCCTTTCGAAATAATGTGTAA
- the ZFP69B gene encoding zinc finger protein 69 homolog B isoform X2, with protein MLENYGNLVSVGYQLSKPGVISQLEKGEEPWLIEREVSGGPRSDLESKAETKESAVKNDTSWEELHHGLMKEQSTRGSTLYSTLGRVSKCDQLESHQENQGMGEGQIPLMHKVLTQERGRESNRFEKSINVSSKVIPGPEISPRKKDHKYDVSRKRSRYNLDLINHSRSYTRLKTFECNICEKIFKQLIHLTEHMRIHTGEKPFRCKECGKAFSQSSSLIPHQRIHTGEKPYECKECGKTFRHPSSLTQHVRIHTGEKPYECGVCEKAFSQSIGLIQHLRTHVREKPFTCKDCGKAFFQIRHLRQHEIIHTGVKPYICNVCNKTFSHSTYLTQHQRTHTGERPYKCKECGKAFSQRIHLSIHQRVHTGVKPYECSHCGKAFRHDSSFAKHQRIHTGEKPYDCNECGKAFSCSSSLIRHCKTHLRNTFSSDM; from the exons ATGCTGGAGAACTATGGGAACCTGGTCTCAGTGG GATATCAGCTCTCCAAACCTGGTGTGATTTCCCAgttggagaaaggagaagagccATGGCTGATCGAGAGAGAGGTTTCAGGAGGTCCACGTTCAG ACTTGGAGAGTAAAGCAGAAACCAAGGAGTCAGCCGTAAAGAATGATACTTCTTGGGAAGAATTACACCATGGCCTAATGAAGGAACAGTCCACAAGAGGAAGCACCTTATATTCCACATTGGGAAGAGTCTCCAAATGTGATCAGTTAGAAAGCCACCAGGAAAACCAAGGAATGGGTGAGGGGCAAATCCCCTTGATGCACAAAGTACTCACTCAGGAAAGAGGCCGAGAATCTAATAGATTTGAGAAAAGTATTAATGTGAGCTCAAAAGTTATTCCAGGACCAGAAATTTCTCCGAGAAAAAAAGACCATAAATATGATGTATCTAGAAAGCGAAGTAGATACAATTTAGATTTGATTAATCATTCAAGGAGTTATACCAGATTGAAAACCTTTGAATGTAATATTTGCGAAAAAATCTTCAAACAGCTCATTCACCTTACAGAACACatgagaattcatactggagagaaacctttccgatgtaaagaatgtggaaaaGCTTTTAGCCAAAGTTCATCCCTTATTCCACATCAGAGAAtccatactggtgagaaaccctatgaatgtaaggaatgtggaaaaACCTTCAGACATCCATCATCTCTTACTCAACATGTTAGAATTCATACTGGGGAGAAGCCCTACGAATGTGGGGTATGTGAGAAAGCATTCAGCCAGAGCATTGGGCTGATCCAGCATCTGAGAACTCATGTTAGAGAGAAACCTTTTACATGCAAAGACTGTGGAAAAGCATTTTTCCAGATTAGACACCTTAGGCAACATGAGATTATTCATACTGGTGTGAAACCCTACATTTGTAATGTATGCAATAAAACCTTCAGCCATAGCACATACCTAACTCAACACCAGAGAACTCATACTGGGGAAAGACCATATAAATGTAAGGAATGCGGGAAAGCCTTTAGCCAGAGAATTCATCTTTCTATTCATCAGAGAGTCCACACGGGAGTGAAGCCTTATGAATGCAGTCattgtgggaaagcctttaggCATGATTCATCCTTTGCtaaacatcagagaattcatactggagaaaaacctTATGAttgtaatgaatgtggaaaagccttcagcTGTAGTTCATCACTTATTAGACATTGCaaaacacatttaagaaatacCTTCAGCAGTGATATGTGA
- the ZFP69 gene encoding zinc finger protein 69 homolog isoform X2, with product MLQQLLITLPTEASTWVKLRHPKKAKEGAPLWEDVTKMFEGGALLSQDAEETQEESLKAEVTSGPPAAESQELLTFKDISVDFTQEEWGQLPLAHRNLYREVMLENYGNLLSVGYQLSKPSVISQLEKGQEPWMTEKEGPGDPSSDLKNKTETSTSASKNEILQEHLYHGIMMEGFLRDDVIYSTLRKVSKYDGELEEHQESHGRDIRHAILTHKKSDQETNKFGENIVSSNVTIEQRHRKCDTPRKRNKYKLDLINHPSYIRTKTYECNICEKNFKQPIHLTEHMRIHTGEKPFRCKECGRAFSQSASLTTHQRIHTGEKPFECEECGKAFRHRSSLNQHHRTHTGEKPYVCDKCQKAFSQNISLIQHLRTHSGEKPFTCNECGKTFRQIRHLSEHIRIHTGEKPYACTACCKTFSHRAYLTHHQRIHTGERPYKCKECGKAFRQRIHLSNHKTVHTGVKAYECNRCGKAYRHDSSFKKHQRHHTGEKPYECNECGKAFSYNSSLSRHHEIHRRNAFRNNV from the exons ATGCTACAGCAGCTCCTGATCACCCTGCCCACGGAGGCCAGCACCTGGGTGAAGTTGCGCCATCCAAAGAAGGCCAAGGAGGGGGCACCCCTGTGGGAGGATGTAACGAAGATGTTTGAAGGAGGAG ctCTGCTCTCTCAGGATGCTGAGGAGACCCAGGAAGAAAGTTTGAAGGCTGAAGTCACCTCTGGGCCTCCAGCAGCAGAATCCCAG GAACTGCTGACTTTCAAGGACATATCTGTGGACTTTACCCAGGAGGAGTGGGGACAACTGCCCCTTGCTCACCGGAATCTATACCGGGAGGTGATGCTGGAGAACTATGGGAACCTGCTGTCAGTGG GATATCAACTTTCTAAACCTAGTGTGATATCCCAGTtggagaaaggacaagagccatgGATGACAGAGAAAGAAGGCCCAGGAGATCCCAGTTCAG acttgaagaataaaacagaaaccaGTACATCAGCTTCAAAGAATGAGATTTTACAGGAACACTTATATCATGGCATTATGATGGAAGGGTTCCTGAGAGATGATGTCATTTATTCCACATTGAGAAAAGTCTCTAAATATGATGGCGAGTTAGAAGAGCACCAGGAATCCCATGGAAGAGATATAAGACACGCCATCCTGACCCACAAGAAGAGTGACCAGGAAACTAACAAATTCGGGGAAAATATTGTCAGTTCAAATGTTACGATAGAACAGAGGCACCGTAAATGTGATACACCTAGAAAGAGGAATAAATACAAATTAGACTTGATAAATCATCCGAGTTACATAAGAACAAAAACCTATGAatgtaatatatgtgaaaaaaactTCAAACAACCCATTCATCTTACTGAACACAtgagaattcatactggtgaaAAACCTTTCAGATGTAAGGAATGTGGAAGAGCGTTTAGCCAAAGTGCATCCCTTACTACACACCAGAGGATCCATACTGGCGAGAAACCCTTTGAATGTGAAGAATGCGGCAAAGCCTTTAGGCATCGCTCATCTCTTAATCAGCATCATAgaactcacactggagagaaaccctatgtaTGTGATAAATGTCAGAAAGCTTTCAGCCAGAACATTAGCTTGATCCAGCATTTGAGAACTCATTCTGGAGAGAAACCCTTTACgtgcaatgaatgtgggaaaacctTCCGACAGATTAGACACCTTAGTGAACATATAAGAATTCACACTGGGGAGAAGCCCTATGCATGCACTGCGTGTTGTAAAACCTTTAGTCATAGAGCGTATCTAACGCATCACCAGAGAATCCATACTGGGGAGAGACCCTacaaatgtaaggaatgtgggaaagcctttagaCAGAGGATACACCTTAGCAACCATAAAACTGTTCATACAGGAGTGAAAGCGTATGAATGCAACCGCTGTGGAAAAGCCTACAGGCATGATTCATCCTTTAAGAAACATCAGAGACACCATACTGGAGAAAAGCcttatgaatgtaatgaatgtggaaaagccttcagcTATAATTCATCACTTAGTCGACATCATGAAATACACAGGAGGAATGCCTTTCGAAATAATGTGTAA
- the ZFP69B gene encoding zinc finger protein 69 homolog B isoform X1 — protein MLQQLLITLPMEASTWVKLRHPKKATEGASLWEDVTKMFEGEVLLSKDADETQGGSFEDEVTSRPLTVESQELLTFKDISVDFTQEEWGQLAPAHRSLYREVMLENYGNLVSVGYQLSKPGVISQLEKGEEPWLIEREVSGGPRSDLESKAETKESAVKNDTSWEELHHGLMKEQSTRGSTLYSTLGRVSKCDQLESHQENQGMGEGQIPLMHKVLTQERGRESNRFEKSINVSSKVIPGPEISPRKKDHKYDVSRKRSRYNLDLINHSRSYTRLKTFECNICEKIFKQLIHLTEHMRIHTGEKPFRCKECGKAFSQSSSLIPHQRIHTGEKPYECKECGKTFRHPSSLTQHVRIHTGEKPYECGVCEKAFSQSIGLIQHLRTHVREKPFTCKDCGKAFFQIRHLRQHEIIHTGVKPYICNVCNKTFSHSTYLTQHQRTHTGERPYKCKECGKAFSQRIHLSIHQRVHTGVKPYECSHCGKAFRHDSSFAKHQRIHTGEKPYDCNECGKAFSCSSSLIRHCKTHLRNTFSSDM, from the exons ATGCTACAGCAGCTCCTGATCACCCTGCCCATGGAGGCCAGCACCTGGGTGAAGTTGCGCCATCCGAAGAAGGCCACCGAGGGGGCATCCCTGTGGGAGGACGTGACTAAGATGTTTGAAGGAGAAG tTTTGCTCTCTAAGGATGCTGATGAGACCCAGGGAGGAAGTTTCGAGGATGAAGTGACCTCTAGGCCACTGACAGTAGAATCCCAG GAACTGTTGACCTTCAAGGACATATCTGTGGACTTCACCCAGGAGGAGTGGGGACAACTGGCCCCTGCTCACCGGAGTCTATACCGGGAGGTGATGCTGGAGAACTATGGGAACCTGGTCTCAGTGG GATATCAGCTCTCCAAACCTGGTGTGATTTCCCAgttggagaaaggagaagagccATGGCTGATCGAGAGAGAGGTTTCAGGAGGTCCACGTTCAG ACTTGGAGAGTAAAGCAGAAACCAAGGAGTCAGCCGTAAAGAATGATACTTCTTGGGAAGAATTACACCATGGCCTAATGAAGGAACAGTCCACAAGAGGAAGCACCTTATATTCCACATTGGGAAGAGTCTCCAAATGTGATCAGTTAGAAAGCCACCAGGAAAACCAAGGAATGGGTGAGGGGCAAATCCCCTTGATGCACAAAGTACTCACTCAGGAAAGAGGCCGAGAATCTAATAGATTTGAGAAAAGTATTAATGTGAGCTCAAAAGTTATTCCAGGACCAGAAATTTCTCCGAGAAAAAAAGACCATAAATATGATGTATCTAGAAAGCGAAGTAGATACAATTTAGATTTGATTAATCATTCAAGGAGTTATACCAGATTGAAAACCTTTGAATGTAATATTTGCGAAAAAATCTTCAAACAGCTCATTCACCTTACAGAACACatgagaattcatactggagagaaacctttccgatgtaaagaatgtggaaaaGCTTTTAGCCAAAGTTCATCCCTTATTCCACATCAGAGAAtccatactggtgagaaaccctatgaatgtaaggaatgtggaaaaACCTTCAGACATCCATCATCTCTTACTCAACATGTTAGAATTCATACTGGGGAGAAGCCCTACGAATGTGGGGTATGTGAGAAAGCATTCAGCCAGAGCATTGGGCTGATCCAGCATCTGAGAACTCATGTTAGAGAGAAACCTTTTACATGCAAAGACTGTGGAAAAGCATTTTTCCAGATTAGACACCTTAGGCAACATGAGATTATTCATACTGGTGTGAAACCCTACATTTGTAATGTATGCAATAAAACCTTCAGCCATAGCACATACCTAACTCAACACCAGAGAACTCATACTGGGGAAAGACCATATAAATGTAAGGAATGCGGGAAAGCCTTTAGCCAGAGAATTCATCTTTCTATTCATCAGAGAGTCCACACGGGAGTGAAGCCTTATGAATGCAGTCattgtgggaaagcctttaggCATGATTCATCCTTTGCtaaacatcagagaattcatactggagaaaaacctTATGAttgtaatgaatgtggaaaagccttcagcTGTAGTTCATCACTTATTAGACATTGCaaaacacatttaagaaatacCTTCAGCAGTGATATGTGA
- the ZFP69 gene encoding zinc finger protein 69 homolog isoform X3, whose amino-acid sequence MLENYGNLLSVAGYQLSKPSVISQLEKGQEPWMTEKEGPGDPSSDLKNKTETSTSASKNEILQEHLYHGIMMEGFLRDDVIYSTLRKVSKYDGELEEHQESHGRDIRHAILTHKKSDQETNKFGENIVSSNVTIEQRHRKCDTPRKRNKYKLDLINHPSYIRTKTYECNICEKNFKQPIHLTEHMRIHTGEKPFRCKECGRAFSQSASLTTHQRIHTGEKPFECEECGKAFRHRSSLNQHHRTHTGEKPYVCDKCQKAFSQNISLIQHLRTHSGEKPFTCNECGKTFRQIRHLSEHIRIHTGEKPYACTACCKTFSHRAYLTHHQRIHTGERPYKCKECGKAFRQRIHLSNHKTVHTGVKAYECNRCGKAYRHDSSFKKHQRHHTGEKPYECNECGKAFSYNSSLSRHHEIHRRNAFRNNV is encoded by the exons ATGCTGGAGAACTATGGGAACCTGCTGTCAGTGG cAGGATATCAACTTTCTAAACCTAGTGTGATATCCCAGTtggagaaaggacaagagccatgGATGACAGAGAAAGAAGGCCCAGGAGATCCCAGTTCAG acttgaagaataaaacagaaaccaGTACATCAGCTTCAAAGAATGAGATTTTACAGGAACACTTATATCATGGCATTATGATGGAAGGGTTCCTGAGAGATGATGTCATTTATTCCACATTGAGAAAAGTCTCTAAATATGATGGCGAGTTAGAAGAGCACCAGGAATCCCATGGAAGAGATATAAGACACGCCATCCTGACCCACAAGAAGAGTGACCAGGAAACTAACAAATTCGGGGAAAATATTGTCAGTTCAAATGTTACGATAGAACAGAGGCACCGTAAATGTGATACACCTAGAAAGAGGAATAAATACAAATTAGACTTGATAAATCATCCGAGTTACATAAGAACAAAAACCTATGAatgtaatatatgtgaaaaaaactTCAAACAACCCATTCATCTTACTGAACACAtgagaattcatactggtgaaAAACCTTTCAGATGTAAGGAATGTGGAAGAGCGTTTAGCCAAAGTGCATCCCTTACTACACACCAGAGGATCCATACTGGCGAGAAACCCTTTGAATGTGAAGAATGCGGCAAAGCCTTTAGGCATCGCTCATCTCTTAATCAGCATCATAgaactcacactggagagaaaccctatgtaTGTGATAAATGTCAGAAAGCTTTCAGCCAGAACATTAGCTTGATCCAGCATTTGAGAACTCATTCTGGAGAGAAACCCTTTACgtgcaatgaatgtgggaaaacctTCCGACAGATTAGACACCTTAGTGAACATATAAGAATTCACACTGGGGAGAAGCCCTATGCATGCACTGCGTGTTGTAAAACCTTTAGTCATAGAGCGTATCTAACGCATCACCAGAGAATCCATACTGGGGAGAGACCCTacaaatgtaaggaatgtgggaaagcctttagaCAGAGGATACACCTTAGCAACCATAAAACTGTTCATACAGGAGTGAAAGCGTATGAATGCAACCGCTGTGGAAAAGCCTACAGGCATGATTCATCCTTTAAGAAACATCAGAGACACCATACTGGAGAAAAGCcttatgaatgtaatgaatgtggaaaagccttcagcTATAATTCATCACTTAGTCGACATCATGAAATACACAGGAGGAATGCCTTTCGAAATAATGTGTAA